The sequence AGTCCCACCGCCTTCGTGATCTCGTTGAGATTGCAGCCGCCATGGCAGGTCAGCAGCGCCTTCCCCGCGTCGCCCTCGTGGATGGACAGGCTCGGCTTGCTGTCCTCGTGCGCCGGACAGCGAGCCTCCCAGCCCTCGCCGCAACGGCGCGCACCTTCGCCGGTGCGCTCGAGTAACGCCCCGATAAACTTCTGCACTGGAGCGCTAGACATCGCCGCGCTCCGACCACGGATCCTCTCCGAGGAGGCCAACGAAGAGCCCAGCCTCGAGCACCTCGGTGCGCGAGACGAAGCCGCCCTGGCCACGGACGTTTTCGCCGCACTCCTGGCACCGCTCGACGACGCGGACCGGCGCCATCAACAAGAACCTGGTTCTGTAAAACCAACGCCGCGGATGGAGGCAGCTCATTCGCGGCTCCTCGGCGCCGCGCGGCCGCGAACCAGGTGGCGCGCGTACACCTCGATCAATGCCTCGCCCACGTCCGCGACCAATTCGGGCGCGACCTCATGCTCATCAAGCACCTCCACCATCGTGCGAGTGACGTCCCTAAAGGCGCGGCTCATTGCTCGCTGGGTACGGTTCAATGGCATGTCGGTCTCCGTTGCCTCCGGGGACAGAAAGCAACCGAGGTCGGGACCGGCTACCACCCGAGTTCAGGCGAGCAGGCCGCGGAGCCGCGCAAGAATCGGAAGGCGCCTGGCCTTCAACTCGCGCACTCGCTGATCCAGTTTTCGACGAGAAAGTCCTGGGTCCTCGCGCGCAGCGAATTCTCGTAGCCCCATCCGACCGAGGACCGTGTCGCGAACCAACGGCCAATCCGCCAAAGTTATGCGCTCGGCGATGAGCTTGACCTCAGCCTCGGTCAAGCCAAACGGGGAGACCGCCTGCGCGGGTAGGCCATCCGGCGTTGCCACATTACTACTGAGCAATTCGCGGCCGCGGCGGCCTAACTCAGCAGCTGCCCTTCGCGCGCTCGTATCCGCGTGGGATGCGATCTCGTACGCGATGTATGCCGGCCCGCGGCCAACCCGGGCGCGCATTGCGCCCTCAAGGATGCTCGCCGAGATGCCCTGTTCAATGTCGTCTGACCCGTCCTCGGCTGCGTCAACGGCGACCGGCCTGAATCGAGTGGCGAGCGTCGGCCGCAGGGGACGGAATGCAGCGAGGATTAGCGTCGCGCAAGCGCGGTTGTGTGAGCGCTGATACTCCCTAACAACACCGTGGAGAAGCGAGGGAGCTCCGACCTCACACCCGTCATCGCTGCGAGCCCGGAGGCGGGCCAGAGCAGCCTGCGGCGAGGCGAAGGGCCGAAGCTCTGCCACCGACTCGCGAGCTGCCTCCCACGTCTCTCGGTGAAGCGAGAGCTCCTTTTCAACACCGAGTGCATTTGCTTCGAAAGACTTCCTGGTCGATTTGCGGGAGCGCGTGTTCATCCCATCCAAATCGCAAATTAATTATTTTCTGCGAAGATGGGGACGGAGACACCCGCGAAGAAAACTGAAATCCGCCGCGGGCCTACGAGCCCTGCGAGGGCCGCCATGGGCCGTGGGGGCGGCTCTGGTCACCCGAGGGGCACCCACCACCTCGCATGCGGAGCGCACGCCCCGGGGGCGCATTTGCCCCTCGGGGGGCCGGCGTCCCCTCCCTCATATTGGAATGTCCGCCTTACGGTCTCGGTACTCGCGCTTGATTGTCTCAGCAGAAGGCGGCCGCAACCCGGCCTTGGTCGCGAGCTCCTTGAGTGCCTTCCACTTCGATGGCCGCTTCCCCTTCTTGCGACCCGCGGCACGCCACTTCTCAACGGCCTGCTCGAAATCGTTCAACTCCACGCGCGCTCCGGCCTCGGGGAACGATGCTCTGAACGCGCCTAGGGCAAGCGCCACCGCATGTGGTGCGTGGATCGACTCTGCCGCGACGAGCTCCGAGGCGTGGGCGATGATGTCGATCAGCGACATCAATGCTTCCTTTTCCCAAGTGCCACCGATGACCGCCTCCCAAAGCTTGCAGGCCTCTCGGCAGTAGTAGTTATGAACCTTCTCGTCGTTCTGCGTGAGCCGCACCAACATGTGGTCCACGCGCTTGCGCAACATGAGCGTACGCAGGAGAGCACCGGCGCGCTTCGCCGACATCTCACCTGGCCATTCGGGAGTTTCTCCTGGCGCAAGATGAGCAGCTCGGAACTCGTTAGCCGCCTTTTCCGGGAACTCGAGCATGTCACTAGCGTTGTAGGTCCCCTCCTCGAACCAGCGCTGGATGTTCGTCATCAGCTCGGTTGGATAGAGCTGGCCGTACCACTTCTTGCTCATCACGATCGCAAGCAGGTGGTGCATCGCGATCGGATCATGCGGCTCCGGCTCGGGCTCATCCGAAGAGCACCTTGTGTCGTCGGGCGGTTCGATTTCGACCCAGCGTGGCTCACGCGGAGTTTCCGGTGGCGGTGGGGCGACGTCCTCCCAAGGCCACGACGGTTCATAGGTAGGAATGCCCTCGGTGCCGTCCGGTTCCGATTCGCAAAAGACGGTTGGCGGCTCGCGGTCGAGTGTCATTCCACCGAGGTCCTCGGCGTTTACTGTCGACGGCAGGCCATCGAATGCCTCCGCACTCTCCGCCCTCGCCAAAGCTTCGGCATCCGCGATTGTCATCCCCGGAGACGCGTCTTCCTCGGGGGACTCCCGAATCCCCATCGACTCCGGGCGCGCTTCGTCTAGTTTGGATGCCATCGGATCGACCTCCTCGGTCCGGTATTGAGAGGGATGGCCGGTGGCACGGCCGTCCCTTTCACCTTTCTACGATCCACCCCTGACCAAGCGTTCAGTCGCGCATCTGCAGCGTCGGGCAATTCGCAGTGAGTCCAGCATGTTGCGTCGATCCGAGCGGGCGCGCCGGTAGGTGATTTCGGCGTTGATTGCTTTCTGTAGGAGGCACCTTCGGAGCCTCCTTGCGCCTAGATCTCTCCACACGAGAGGACCGCCGGAGCGAAATCGCTTCGCTGCTCGCGGAAGCCGCACTTGAGCTACTGCGGAGCTGTTCGTCGACACGAGTTCCGTGCTTGCTCGTCCCGCTTCCGCCGCGACCCGTCCAGGCCCGCCCACTCGAGCCGCGACCGTGAACATCGAGCGCGCCGCCATCGAGGCCCTCTCGCCCGATCCCGCCAACGTCCGTCGCCACGGCGACCGGAACATCGAGGCCATCAAGGCCAGCCTGCGCCGCTTCGGTCAGCAGAAGCCCATCGTCGTCGACGGGGACGGCGTGGTGCGCGCGGGCAACTGCACGCTCGCCGCGGCGAAGTCTCTAGGCTGGACGGAGATCGCCGTGGTGCGCACCGAGCTCACCGGCGCCGACGCTGCTGCATTCGCCATCGCCGACAACCGGACCGCCGAGCTCGCGGAGTGGGAGGACGCGCAGCTCGTCCGCCTGCTCGAGCAGGTTGGCCTCGAGGGCACCGGATTCACGGACGACGACCTGGCCGAGCTACTCGACGCCACCCGCGAGCCCGCGCCGCTGCAGGGCGATCCGGACGAGATCCCCGACGAGCCAAACGACAGCTCCATCTACGTGGAGCTCGGAGACCTGTGGCAGCTCGGCGACCATCGCCTGCTCGCCGGCGATTCGACACGACCCGAGGACGTCGCCCGCGTCATGACTGGCGACAAGGCGGCCTGCCTCTACTCAGATCCGCCCTACGGCGTGAACTACCAGGGCGGCACGGAGGACAAGCTCACGATCCAGAACGATGGCGCCGAGGGCTTACCCGCGTTGCTCGAAGCCGCGTTTCGATGTGCCAACGACGTCCTCGCCGAGGGCGCGGCGATCTACATTTTCCATCCCGCGGGCGCGAACTCCGTGGTGTTCGCGAATGCCTTCGTCGGCGCCGGCTGGCGGCTTCATCAGGGGCTCGTCTGGCGAAAAGACGCATTCGTCTTAGGACACAGCGATCACCACTACGCGCACGAGCCGGTCCTCTTTGGCTACGCGCCTGGAGGCGGTCGGCGCGGCCGCGGTGGTGAGGGCTGGTACGGCCCGAACAACGTGAGCTCCGTGTTCGACGTGCCGCGCCCCAAGCGCAACGACGACCATCCAACTTCCAAGCCTGTCGCGCTCATCACCCAGATGCTCGCCAACAGCACCGCGGGCAGGGACATCGTCTACGAGCCCTTTGGCGGCTCGGGCAGCACTCTGATCGCGTGCGAGCAGCTCGGGCGCCGGTGCAGAGCTCTCGAAATCGACCGCCGCTACGCACAGGTGATCATCGATCGCTGGGAGCGAATCACCGGGCGCAAGGCGGAGAAGATCGGCGGTGCCGAATGACCGCCAACATCGAAGCCCGAAAGCTCAGCGTGAAGCAGCAGCGCGCGCTCGAGGTGCTTTTGGTCGGCGGCACCGACGAGCAGGCCGCCCAGGCTGCCCAGGTCTCGCGCCAGACCATCTCGAAGTGGCGCAATCACCATCCGGGCTTCGCGGACGCGCTCGCCCTCGCCCGCGACGAGATGTTGTCGCGGACCAGCGCGCGCTTGCACGCTGCGACGACAATCGCCGTTCGCGCCTTGGAGGAGGTCGCCAAGGATGTGCGCAATCCCAGCGCCCGCGTCTCGGCGGCGAAGGCGATTATCGAGTTCAGCCAGAAGGCGCTCGAGCTGGAGGAGCTGGAGGTCCGGCTCACTGCACTTGAGGAGCGACTCGCCGAGCAGAAGGCGCACGGTGGTCGATGAG comes from Deltaproteobacteria bacterium and encodes:
- a CDS encoding DNA modification methylase yields the protein MNIERAAIEALSPDPANVRRHGDRNIEAIKASLRRFGQQKPIVVDGDGVVRAGNCTLAAAKSLGWTEIAVVRTELTGADAAAFAIADNRTAELAEWEDAQLVRLLEQVGLEGTGFTDDDLAELLDATREPAPLQGDPDEIPDEPNDSSIYVELGDLWQLGDHRLLAGDSTRPEDVARVMTGDKAACLYSDPPYGVNYQGGTEDKLTIQNDGAEGLPALLEAAFRCANDVLAEGAAIYIFHPAGANSVVFANAFVGAGWRLHQGLVWRKDAFVLGHSDHHYAHEPVLFGYAPGGGRRGRGGEGWYGPNNVSSVFDVPRPKRNDDHPTSKPVALITQMLANSTAGRDIVYEPFGGSGSTLIACEQLGRRCRALEIDRRYAQVIIDRWERITGRKAEKIGGAE